One Aphelocoma coerulescens isolate FSJ_1873_10779 chromosome 6, UR_Acoe_1.0, whole genome shotgun sequence DNA window includes the following coding sequences:
- the ANKRD1 gene encoding ankyrin repeat domain-containing protein 1 — protein sequence MTMMMKVEELVTGKKVDDKETGSFLPEDFKNGEYEAAVRLEKQEDLKTIPEHSLTRGDLAYEKEKKLEAELKKKKLEARSKLENLEDLEKIIQLKKKKKCKKVKVPVLKKPEPEVITGPVDIPTFFKAALENKLPVIEKYLSEKGDPNVCDKFKRTALHRACSEGHLEVVKKLVEAGARLEQKDMLHSTALHWACRGGNLDVLKFLLDKGININARDKLLSTPLHVAVRTGRYDCGEHLIACEADLNARDREGDTPMHDAVRLNRYKIIRLLILHGADLTLKNCEGKTPMDLVLQWQNGTKEIFNSLKDNSKKSAHLGKF from the exons ATGACGATGATGATGAAAGTAGAAGAGCTG GTGACAGGGAAGAAGGTGGATGATAAAGAGACTGGCAGCTTCCTCCCTGAGGACTTCAAAAATGGAGAGTATGAAGCTGCCGTAAGATTAGAGAAGCAGGAGGACCTAAAGACAATCCCTGAGCACTCATTGACTCGAGGTGATCTGGCTtatgagaaggagaaaaaactaGAAGCAGAG ctgaagaagaagaaattagAGGCCAGGTCAAAACTTGAAAACTTGGAGGATCTTGAAAAAATTATTCagctgaagaagaagaaaaaatgcaagaaagTGAAAGTGCCTGTTTTAAAGAAACCTGAACCAGAAGTTATT ACAGGACCTGTGGATATCCCCACATTCTTCAAAGCTGCACTGGAGAATAAGTTGCCCGTAATTGAAAAATACCTGTCAGAAAAAGGGGATCCAAATGTCTGTGATAAG TTCAAACGCACTGCACTGCACAGGGCGTGCTCTGAAGGACATCTAGAGGTGGTGAAAAAGTTGGTGGAAGCTGGAGCCCGGCTTGAACAGAAAGACATG CTTCATTCTACAGCTCTGCACTGGGCATGCCGGGGAGGGAATCTGGATGTTCTGAAATTCTTATTGGACAAAGGGATAAACATAAATGCAAGAGACAAG CTGCTCAGCACGCCCTTGCACGTGGCTGTGCGAACAGGTCGCTATGACTGCGGAGAGCACCTCATTGCCTGTGAAGCAGATCTCAACGCCAGAGACAGG GAGGGAGACACACCAATGCATGATGCCGTGAGGCTGAACCGCTACAAAATCATCAGGCTCCTGATCCTGCACGGAGCAGACCTGACTCTAAAGAACTGC GAAGGGAAAACTCCTATGGATCTTGTTCTTCAGTGGCAGAATGGCACCAAAGAGATATTCAACAGCCTGAAAGACAATTCTAAAAAGAGTGCCCATCTAGGTAAATTCTGA